The genome window CTTGAGCTTCTTTAACCGTGTTTCTATCCATTGTTTGACCTTCTCTTCACTCAGCATCTCCATTTCAGTTTGCTCTCGGAGTTTTTCTTCCACAACCTTCAGGAGCTCTTTCGGGTTTACAGGTTTCATGAGAAAGGCGTCTGCTCCCAAGTTTAGGGATTTCACCGCGTTTTCCAGGCTTGGGTATCCGGTAAGCATAATCTTCATCATCCTTGGCATATTTTCATGCATCTTGACGAGCAGCTCGGTTCCCTCCATATCCGGGAGCTTTATGTCAAGGATGGCTAGGTTGTAGAATTTTTTTCTAGATTTCTCTATAGCCTCCCTGCCTGTATCCGCGGTTTCAACCTCATAGCCTTTCATCTTAAGGATGGCCTCTAAGCTCTGGAGGATTGCCTTATCATCGTCGACGATTAGGATCCTCTTAACCTCTTCCAAACTACCTCAACCCTCTTTAATTGGTAACTCAATCGTAAATGTGGTTCCAACCCCAACTTTGCTCTCAACTTTTATCGCGCCTCCATGCGCTTCAACTATCCTTTTGGTAACCGGTAAGCCCAGTCCCTGTCCTCTAGCCTTGGTGGTGAAGAAGGGCACGAAGAGCTTCTCTAGATTCTCTTCCGGTATTCCCTCCCCCGTATCCTGTACGCTAATCAACGCTATATCCCCCCTTCTTGAGGTTGTTACCGTAATCCGTCCCCCCTTCGGCATGGCTTGGATGGCGTTTGTGATCAGATTCGTGAGCGCCCGTCGGATCATCGCGCCATCAATCTTCAGATCTGGGACCTCATCTTCAAAGTTTAATGAAACTTCCACAGTTTCTGGCTTCCTTATGGTTGAAACCGTGTCTTCGATCAGTCGCGTTAAGTTCGTCGGTTGGAATTGTGGTTGTAAAGGTCTTGCAAAGTCTTGTAGATCTGAGACGATCTTGTTCATATAGTCGATCTGCTCCTCCATGCTGGAGCATAACCTCTTGATCTGCTC of Candidatus Bathyarchaeia archaeon contains these proteins:
- a CDS encoding response regulator, whose translation is MEEVKRILIVDDDKAILQSLEAILKMKGYEVETADTGREAIEKSRKKFYNLAILDIKLPDMEGTELLVKMHENMPRMMKIMLTGYPSLENAVKSLNLGADAFLMKPVNPKELLKVVEEKLREQTEMEMLSEEKVKQWIETRLKKLKRSQSGEA